In the genome of Parasteatoda tepidariorum isolate YZ-2023 chromosome 10, CAS_Ptep_4.0, whole genome shotgun sequence, the window ACCGCACTAGATTGAAACAAATAAGGAGCTTCATGACACAAAAACCAATCACGACTATACTGTGTCAAATCTAAATGACTTTTTAAGCGGTGCTATGAGAAATgatcacttttatattttaggcTGGTGGTTCCGGTATTTATCTTTGGAAGTCgagtaatcaaatttaatgaacGCGCTATTTCCTTCTcactataaaatgaatataacgaatcacatttttattaatgacccttacttaataaataaaatttaaaaaaaagaagtttcgtggttaattaaaaaaaaatgatggaattAAGTTTTAGAGCTTCGCTTTAAaactcacaaatttttttagaaatattagcaatttttggttaaaaatgcattattcgaaaaatatttttttgctttcttcgTTAGACCATTTTTTTGAGgtaccgtcattcggggctactttgtgcagcgggggctactttgtgcaaattcgaatttggcacttttcaagtgctgctattcagtattatgtttatttcacgttaaaaatgtgtggaatttgaagatagaagtctcatCTATTActgcaaacattttttcgaattttaaaacaagcttAGAGTGTGCTTCATTCATCCAATGTCAATAACTTTCCGAGGACGTCGgatgtcgaaaagtgtgcgtggaaactttagctgtgaaatgcaaaggcGTTGATAAAgcaattgtcgtaagtgcaaaactttttatttatatattaataaacaattatatcatgttagcgttaaaaaaaNaattaaaaaaaatgatggaattAAGTTTTAGAGCTTCGCTTTAAaactcacaaatttttttacaaatatgagcaatttttggttaaaaatgcattattcaaaaaatatttttttgcttttcttcgTTAGACCATTTTTTTgaggtatttataatttattttttttttttaaaaaagaagttttttgcaGAAAGAAGCTTTTAGAAGTTTTCTGAGGTTTAATCGTTTTATATAAGGTGGAGATACCAACTGCTCCGAACAagacagaatatttaaaaaagcggTTGAGAACTAAAACTTGCAGACTTTTGGTTTATTTCCCTGACTGCAGCCTGCAGCAGAGGGACGCATAACTTAaacctttcaattttttagaagTAGTGGTATGTAAAAAccctataaatcgaatttattaaaccaagaatcatacattaaaagattaccactcgaaaatatttatccgctgtccggagcaagttgacatctcaatataaagtttgaaagaaaacaatatgtatacaaaaaaataattttctctctttttaaatatgtatatgtaaTATGTATACGTTATTTAACTAACTATTTAATGCATTCTAACTACTTAATTTATAGTAACTAGCgatataataatttctaatgactgtcataaaacaattattgcgaaggataaaaaaagcaattgtaTTCACTTGAAAATACGATAAAAAATCCCATGTGaggttttcagttttttatgtGGGCTTCGTAATTCCATATCATCTGCCTTGTTTTGCTGCATATCTTCTCCgctgttataattttcatatctcttcaaaactataagaaaattaaaattttcatgatttcaatttctttcattaaaaggaataaatataatGACACAAACGAAATCAGTGGATTTGTTAGAGTCTGATAGAGACTTGATACGATAACTTATAAAGCTAATCTTATTTTtgtgcacaattataaaattcgtttatccaagaATAATAACATGcaaacaaaaagtgaaattattttaaaaaattagtgtaaaaaattaagtttggaaATCTGGGAAGGAAGGATAGGTCCGTGCCCAAATTATCAACTCGTTATTTGCAAGGTGTGGAAAAATGCaagtaattgttatattttttaaaaaaaaggctatcATTGCTCAACTCAATaaccttgtaactttgaaccaaaCTCAGAAGACAATAAACTCCACCAACAAGCAGTGGGACAAACcagccttcatggaggactttttggtggaacttaCCCGCATTCGCATTACACGCGGAGAACCATGCAAAGGAGAgaaaccttccatggttagcccaAAGACAAAGAGATTATATCTCATGATCGTCAACCTCTGAGGCTATTTTACATCAGCTCCGTAGTTGGTGCTAGGCGACAGCAGAATTCGTACCAACCAGAAACCGTTTGATTCACCTCATTGAGTGGAGAATGCTCCATCCCCTAAGCCACCACCGTTCGTGagtaaatttagttaaaattgtcCAAATTCAATTGTTGAGAATCACTGTTTGAGGATGAAATTGTGTGCATTGCTAAAACATTTCAGTCAAAGTCGATTTAGATATCAGGTGGGTTATGTGTTCTTGCTGAAGAGACACACTAATCTCCATCTCTCTGCTACTGCTAAAAGGTACACAGACGAAGTACTCGAGCATTTCATCATTATACTCGCCTATTCTGGAACGCTTTTGGTCCTAGATTTATATTCATGGATGAATCCCCGTTTGATCTTGGTCGATGACTTTCTTGAAAGGGAAAATATTCAGCGCATCTGCAGTGGCCTGATCATTCACTGGATCTTAATTCTATTGAGAATGAGTGGAATAATTTCGGTAGACAAATTGCAGCTCTTTCGCACTAACCTAACTTTGTTTCAGAATTAGAAAGAGCTCTATACAAATTGCTTGGGGCTCATGGAGGAGGCAACTTATTTACACAACATAAGGGAAAACGTTGTGTAACCTGTCATGTCTTCTACAATTGACAAGATACCATATTAAACTGCCAaataaccttttaatttttttttctcgttaaacTATAAACTGTTAGTTGGCACTATTTTTTCCGAACTGTTTTTTCGTTcgaatagttaataaaatccattctttttcattgttttccaGTGGTATAACCGTATTATACTTGCATATTACTTTTCCTACCATTCTGACTCAGATATCCTATAGACATTCACGTAAACATCaattatgtttacttttatgCAGCTTCATGTTATGTTAACTTTTGGACACCAATGTATCTATCTAAATCTTGCCAACATTGCTACTGACATACCcatttataaaacattcaaGGTGAACTTTAGACGTTGCcgctcaaatttttatttcgagaaTGAATTAAGTAATACCGGTGGACTAAGAAACCCCAGTTActcttttctaaaattaatattcaccATTCTTACATTAAGCCATAGAAGTTAGctgaatattaagaaaatgtatattaCCTTCGTCTTCCTTAAATATTGCATCTCTGATCGAAGAAGCATTGTAACTATTTTCATCAGCCTCGATACTTCTGATCtaagggaaagaaaaaataaaacataacttcACTAATACATATCACTGTTGCTTTTCGTATGAATAGTGTCTTTAATAATAACGACGGATCGTTTATATTGCTTGGTAACTCGCAATCGTAGCGCTCGAATACGCCCTCTGAGGAGAAGACCTGTTCCATGTCTTGACCCTCTTCCCCTCTCCTTCCCTCCCTCTCTTatgatattttccattttttaaatatttttcgtatttaactgtcacaaatactttttaaaatttccacgaagctttttttagaactatgttcaatgtagttttcagttccatatagtttcctaacttaaaattttttaagaactaagaAACTGACGTACTTCCTtctcctatgactctccacacgctattGGTGAAAGtatgcgaagtgttgccataggtagagagttctgctctacgtcAACTATATCCCATTTCGATCACCAATTGTAGTTTACGGCATCGTTGAcaaatacttataataaatatttttattattttcaaaaagtaatgtaGTACACAACTAGAATACATAGCTAGAATAgccacttaattttttattgtttttaatcaatgttTATATTTACCTCATATTCACGAAATCTCCGAAGCCAGGAAAGAGGCTCAACCGGTTTTATTATGTTATGAACTCTGTTTTATGTAATGTGGACAGGAAAAGCCTCTTTGCACACTTAAGAACcgctttttttctctttttttttcaatattctcaTGAGTAATTTTTACGATTTAGCTTAAAGCTCGattaaaagttaacttagcTGAGCCACAAAACGAAAagttgacaaataaaaaatgacggAGAAATGGTTTATAAATAGCTTACCTCATTGAAGTTAGTCATTCTTTGCTGATACTCCGCTGCGGGAATTTCTTTTGctactggaaaaaatattagtaagtaTGTAGTTATTTTGATCAGAAATAAATGCctcatacttataaaaaaaaaattgtgaatttttttttgttgcggaatgacaagaatataaaatttttcatagacTCAGGTTAAACGTtgttgttcttaaaaaaaaaaaaaaaaaaaaaaaaaaaaaaaaaaaaaaaaaaaaaaaaactaaaaatttttgagtgatattattaacaaattctatagtcacattgtaaaaaaaaacgctaaaaagggagaaaaaaatcttcatattactgctaattttctttcagaataTTCCGTAGTCACCTACTTTAATGTACCGAAACAAATAGGTCGAAAAATAAGCaccggttaaaaaaaaatctaaaaaatacacGTTCAAGTGCTTTTTACTTGACACACCAAATTCACCAGAGGGTGAGATTTCCTTAACTTTTCTTACAAAACAGAAATTACCAGAGTGTTTTGTAATCATCaaccttaatattatttttctgaatttttgtaaatacttaggaaaaaagaaaaacaaagcgaaacaaaatattatcaaaatttaacgaATCATTGCCGAggattaaatttgattaactgTAGAGTTGATGACAAACTCAAACATTAGCAAGTACAAATAACAGTGTTAAACGACGTCAATAGCTCAAATTCAGTTTCTTCAGACATAAAACCAGTTTTATTGACTTTAATTGGGATTCATTTCAATAATGATTTGTTTTTCCACCCCTCAATGCAGGTTTAAGGACCTAATTTTTGACAGATTCAGGGCGGtggtaatttattaataatagtaactAAGAATATCACTaacaataatacaataaataaataaaaatataatattagcaTTTTGTGATGCTTTCTCAAATGGCAATATGGGAGGCTATAGAGGTATAGATAGCAGGGTTCCCAATGAAATGACCCAGGTTCGTATCCCAGTGATGGCAGcatgatcgatacgaattctgcctCGAAGAGCACTGAcaatagtgctgacgtaaaatattcttagcGGTAGAAAGATCGTGGATAAAAATCTctttgccgtcgggctaaccgtgaaAAGTTTTCATGTTTTCcttttcatgtaacgcaaatactggTAAGtttcaccaaaaagtcctccgtgaAGGTTAGTTTGTtcaaatgcttgatccaggagttcccttgttgtCTGGGTTgtctaagaaatttaaatgctaCGAAGTTGAATATAGTCGTATACTCAAAAATAGGGCGGCTGTTCTACGCCGGTATGAAATAAACTATAGTGCTTCGATAGAagcaattttcctttttttaaggtcaaattATGATTGTACTGCAATGAACAGTGGCAAAGGCCGATTTACTAATCAGGCGGCTCGACGATGCACAAAGCCTGTTTGGGGTCTTTATTTGGCAAGTATTTTGCAAAATCagggtattattttaaaaaaattaaaattacttatttcaataattagcaattttaatgcattcaatcattttaaaatgaatattaaattgtaatttgggAATGTTGAAAAGGTGGAAGAGGGAGCCGTgcttcccttgtcttctgggtcgggtccaaaattacaattctAGGAAGTTGAATATTGATCATCAAAAACCAAATATTGGTTGGCTGTTGAacacagattataaaataaattgaaacactCAAAcctcttatattttgaataaacaaaacaatttcattgtgcttataagttataaaaataaaaataaaatttgagcaatTGAATAAAACTTCACCTTTATTTCTTTCCAGGAACGAAACAAGAAACTGATATTTACCGCAGCAATATATTAGATTATCAACTCCTTCAAAGCATATCTTGTGGCTAAGTTTCCAAGGATGTAAATCTTACAAAAGTTAAGACTTatacttagttatttttttaatataaaaatattaacatgaaAGATATACTCTTAGGTGATCTATGCACTCCATACATGTCGGAATTCGAATTgtgatatgtttattttaaaaaatgtattgtttctGTATGTATTAAACAAGGTAAATATAGAGGATGGTATCTATGGTATTatgcactgcaaaaaattccggatcacaTTGTGATATTGggtgccgatactttttaccataatccATTCTTACTGAAACGTattcttaaaatccatttttactgtagcATGTTGgggaacaaaacaaaaaaaaaattctgatttatcgtagtttttacagtaattatttccGTAAAAtccctctaattaaataaatattactgcaaaaattacggtataagtgaattttacggatgatgcacccaaagtgcttGTGCTTTGTACTGCAATTtcattcggaattttttacagtgtgttaTCTATATCTAGATTTAAGTAAACACAGTGGCCAAGTAACTTCTctctaactacttttttttttattctttatttctcttaaactGTGATAATATAGTAAACAATCtctaataactttcaaaaagttaatagataaaagttaaaatttaacttctcCGCTCAGCTGGtcactgtaaaattatcaaCCTTTGATCGGACTGCAGTGATAAAAAAGTTGTAGATTACTGtgttaaattaatcaaaaaagttgTTTCAATTCTCTTGCGTAATTTGCAAACTACCTAGATATTATGCGCATTACCTGCTAggatctaaaaaataaaattactacaaTCAAAAGATCAGCACATTAGTTGATAGAATCAAACATCAATCACTTTATATAATATCTAAAAGAAATCAAagggtttaaaatattattaaataaaggaaattaacatgtcctttatttattccttaatgTCTTAAGCATCAAGacaaaaattcgataaaaaaattagaacgaatcaataaaataactcgttcatagaaagaaaaataaacttttacattCTAATGATACGGAAACAGTTGGTGTGTTCAAATATATTGTGGAAACTCTTGATTCCGCACTTAAACGGATTTATCTGGTTAATTTACTGGTTTGCTAATGCATATTAACGGCTTTTAAGGTAAAGTGGTAACAAATACATAATGAAGCAAAGTTTGTGCTTGTAAAAGAAGCATATTTAAAGTAAGGAAATACACTGTTTGAAGGATACTGAATTTTACAGTTAAAGATTCGGTATGAACCATGAtttcttcaatttcatttaGATCTGTTGTAGCTTTATGTAGTGCATGAAGAATAGCTTGCTGTGGCAAAGACAATACAgtgaaatagcattttttttaatacaacacaaattgaaatttgatgaaatttgaaaaattattaatatatttttcaattatttcaaaaactgatagtaatagtgaattaaaatacaatgggaaaaatatcaaataataataataacaataaaaagtttatatgtataaaataaaaactaagcattTTATCAGGTTCCTAAAGATATGTCTGATAAAAATGCCTTATATAAAGGATATGCCACAAAGTAAAATGCTTAAATAGGTACATAGAGTTAtcgtgtaaaatataaatattttactttatttgtatgGTAATTTACtggtaaattataatgtatttgtATAGTAATAATTCGTATAGTTATAATTCGCATAGTAAATTTGTAAATCTTTATTTGTATAGTAAGGTTAGGAAACTAACAAAAGAAGAGTACGAATAATTCAAAGCTAACATCGACCgaaattacttgattaaaagcttcactcatttcaaaaatatttaaatatgaaataacagtTGACATGACTCAACGGCTAAAAAACAGGAGCTCATTTTCAAGACTATGTCAGACGtgagaaagataaaataaaagtgatttgaaatatagaaCAAAAAGTTGTCAacggaaaatggaaaaataaacatgggaaacaaaactagaaaaaccacagttgcccaggaaaaaaaaaagacaaaacgGAACAAGTTCAAAAGACACAGTGTCCAAAAGAGGCAAATCAAGGTAAAATACATTTCCACTGGAGAGATCgtgaggaactaatgtcgttaacaaggtAATTAGTATTCATATCAGTAAAACAAGATTCCTGGGGGTCAAGATGAATTGATGTGACTGGGAGGGAGAGGAATAATTTTGgtctttttgaaattaaatttacgtCCAAGATTCCAACACTGTGCAGCAATTGCTGATTTAGCGTATTTTTGATAACGGATATAATTACTGTgttgtatcatttttaaaaagaatgaagtttttaattaggtAATGTCTTAAACGCTTCCGTTTCTTGagattattcattaaattgacCGAAATTATTTGATACTAGGAGGCTCCACCCCTCCTCGCTTCGTTCACCAACTCCTACGATTGCTAAACAGTATTACTTTATTTCTCAAGACAAATAGACTGCTACAtcgaaattaaacaaaaatgttcaattaaagGGTTGCACAAACATAAAGTTTTACagatatagtttaaattatgtgtattttaatCAGTTACTATTTCAACAtcaactacatatttttttttttttgtaattctatGGTGTCTTGGTTGCATTAAGaactcattaaatgtttttcgtcgaagaaattatttaataatcatccAAAAAGTTAATTGCTCATAgagttttacaattttgtatgCTTTTTCTTAATTGCATATGTTGACTGGATTCagtttcacatttattttataagtaagccatgtttaataattgcaaaaggagtaataagtttaaaatatttttagatatatttatcaTAGAATCTTGCGATGCTTTATAATGTAATATCAGATTAGTATAATAATAGAGAAACATTTCTtttggttttgaaatattatataaaagcaGTTTTGGACAGAgacaaaaaagataaacatcAAAGGTAAATATACCGTTAAATAAGGCGAAAATTatctttatgattttattaattctgataACAAGCAAAGGAATCCGAATCTTTTTTTATGAAGGAATCATAACCTGAGATTATCAagccaataaaatataaaaatatgccgAAAACAATAAGAAACGGTTTTAGACCATTATCATGTTTTATGATATAtggagaaattattttcttgttaatcATAATATGAATTCAAATAGAGTTTTAATATGCTACAAATATCGTTTtatagaaggaaaaataaagactgtatccttaaattttgtatacaattgcaattattaaaaagaaaaaaaattcctaagtTTGTTCACTCGTTTTCTTGTTTAATAcagaactttaattatttttaaacctaagGGGGAAAACattataatgagaaaaattacaTACCTCGAACTCCCACTGAATTTTATGTTCACCATGTTCCCgcaaaagtctaaaaaaattaagcgaaACTCTAATTCAATGTATTTATGTAAGAGATGTATgtgaaaatgtatgaaaaaagtaTTGATACAATCGAACAAGTTTATAACGAGAACGCAGGGACAGAGACAATTCGCTCGTGAAACCTGAGAtgggaaaaattatcaaaaacgaAAGCAAGAAAGTTATAACATGAACAGTgtgcaaaaggaaaaaaaaatctttttagccAAATCAacgaatcttcacgttctaaggcACAATTTTAAGGGTTCGAGGAGTTtattagagcagacgatattttaaattgcgtaatcaggcacaaaaacatgtttcctctgaataaatatacctttttttcggcGGTTTCCGATCCCTTAAATAAAGggttaactttactttttgcgtgtttcgtcatatctcgagaGTTTtcaaagcgaattgaaaaatatttgcactcacttaaattattcgttattatttttatttttgctcattGTACAAAAATGAACTAGAAGATTCAGTTCCATCGCAAAAGTGGGTCTCTTACATTTTACGAGGTTCTTAAACATTCACTTTCCACAGtacaactagaaaaaaaaaacactttaggacaaaatatttttgctttaataatgtaaattgattatataagtaatattttttttcgattctaATTCCTAAAACGaataatgacattttattatttttctctttaaattttatactatcgtttaatttttatattttatgcacaACAACATTAGTGGACCTCAAATATCAGGAATTTTGAGTATAGGTGCCATAATTGaataatcatcaaaaaatatttaaataaattttattattaaattccttaattttgatttaagtagATTTTTTGTGTGTGGCCCctgaaaaatattgtgattACTGTCTGTTCTATTTTATCTACTAGTTGAAATTAGGtgtttgaattttcaatattaagactaatttttttttaattttaaataaataaatgtttgttataaCTATTCAAATTCCTTTACAAATATCACTGGCATGGGACGACAAGAGGCCTAGGAATGTGGGGCCCTGAACAAATGCCTCGACTGCCTCAACATTACGACGATTCTCAAATGTTTGAAAACTGATTACTTTTTACAACTTTGTATTTTCTCTATTCTCTAGTTGAACTTATGATTGAGTTTATTTTGTGATTGAACCTCGGTGAATTTTCGATGCGTAGTTCATGGAGCGAAATACGTTATCACTAACATTGATTGGtttcaaaaaagtttgcaatttcttggataattatatgtttttggaTTCGGTGTTTAAATTGTTCGTTCACGGGTCAGGAGGAGTCGGAATAACCTGGATagcagggcgctggactcacgtttgtgggaacgggagttcgaatctaGTCTGCCgaatgtagtaaatggtgactggtgcacgttaaatttgtcgaatcacaaagtcctccatgctcccataacaaatcaatacctatctggaggtactgaattggagatggatcattttctggttcaggtcaaaattacgatctgtggatgaatgaatg includes:
- the LOC107447608 gene encoding uncharacterized protein, with the translated sequence MSHGNSCHIQILPQSDNDGIKLIRYMDHIFKFTIKMNDVSYKLLREHGEHKIQWEFEQAILHALHKATTDLNEIEEIMVHTESLTVKFNLHPWKLSHKICFEGVDNLIYCCGKYQFLVSFLERNKAKEIPAAEYQQRMTNFNEIRSIEADENSYNASSIRDAIFKEDEVLKRYENYNSGEDMQQNKADDMELRSPHKKLKTSHGIFYRIFKFIWRF